The Indicator indicator isolate 239-I01 chromosome 32, UM_Iind_1.1, whole genome shotgun sequence genome segment AGCCGCACGAAGCGCCGACTGCAGTTGCCTGGATCCTGCCCCAGGGGTTCACCCCAACCAAACCTGTACTCACACCTGAGCGCGCACGGGGACAGGCTCTGGCTCCACATTCCAAGTCAGTTCTATATACAGTGGTAAGAGCACTTGAAAtcaagaggcagcagctgctctacATTCACCCAGCAGGCCAGCTGAAGAGGCGGGTATCAACGTATGCTTTGTGAGATCTCTTACTCCACTGGAAGATCAGATGAGGACTGAAGGCAAGATATGAAATCAGGTGCCTTTGTGGGCTCGCTCTTCTACATACAGCTGCATCTGTAGGAGAGAAACAAGCGAAGCGTCAGTTCTGTTTGATATGCAGGTAGGTGAATGGAAAATAGAAGTCTACAGCAGGCTAAAGAGGAAGAGTTGGCACCATCCCCCACAACCAGGTTTCTCGTTTCATTATGAGGGGTTTTGCACTGTTTGATTCTTGGCACAGGCACCTGCAAGACgaagctgctcctctgcagtaTTAAAACTGTTACCCTACAGaagactgcagagctggcatcAGAGCAAAGCTTAGGTGTACCTGCAGCTTCAGCCATCTCCTGGGCTCACCTTTAGGATATCAGATGTCATGGTTTTCAGGGGAATAAGCCGGGGGTCATGCATGTGCACATCTTGCTCATCAGCAAGGATCCACGGGAAATCCTAGGGGCAGGAACACAAAGTGCTTGATTTGCAGAAGCTGGTAGGTTGTAAACTGAGCTCCCCTCCTCAGCCCTAAGTGAGCAGTGTGCTAGTGGCTGAAGGAACAGGTAACTCAAACCTTTCCTAACAGAAGAACTTGTCCCTGAGACTCAGCATAATTATCTTCAGTTACACCTCAAACTGTAATGTTAACCCCCTTTACTTTGAAGGTGGCATCTCACTTCTCTACAAGATATATCCTCAGCTGTCCTGAGCTAGCATCTTCTATTTCTCACACTAGCATACAAAATGTTCAGGGTGTGCatttctgtcctgctctgcagattCAAAGGTTGCCCCACCACCCTCCATTACTAAGCACAATAGAGCAGACTTCTGTTTTGAAACCATTTTATACTTCACTGCCTTGATTTGCTATGCCTTGGAGCACCAAAAATAACTTCATTCAggcaaaaataataacaataatctTGCTTTAAATAGCAATCTGCAGGCGCTTTCCTGCAAGATAAAAATGTCTTTGTGCACCCAAACCCCACTGTTTACTTGGATCTTCATCTTGCTGTCTATAAAGAATCAGTCATCCACACACAATGGATGTGGGataagggttttgttgttgattcAATTCAAGTACCTGTTCTGTGTGTATGAGTGCTTCTGGGTGATGGATCAGGCACTATGCAGCAAGTATGGTCACAATCTGGGTCAGGTactgaagcagctgctggctgcagttgtagctgctgtgtgctcagtCACCTCACCAATATAAACCATTTAACAGACTCAAAGCAAAGGGCACTGTGATTGTAACACGTGTTCAAATATCTGGTGACCTTAACCTTAGAGATGCCCCAGCTCTAACTGCCagtttctgctctgcagcttgcttgcacagccaggcagccaaAGGAATCACTCACCTTTATCACCTGGATCTTCTCCATGTTCCGTGTGGCTGCCTCCCGTGTGTGAACCAGAACTGTGAAGGTACAGCCTGCAAGAGAGGTGGCAAGCTCCAGCTCAGGGGACAGCTAGCAGAGGATGGGACACTGCCTCCTGTCCCAAGCCAAGCAATCCCAAGGCCATGTGAACACTTGTACCTGGGGGGTTGTTGTCAAGCACAGCATCACACACGCTGATCTTCAAGATGAAGGCACGCAGTAGCTGCTCCACATGGGACAGCAGGGACTCTGAACTGTTGGGGACAGCCCTTGTTAGTGGCACAGAGCAAGGCACCAGGGCCTGGAGCTGCTAGTGCACCTCTGCAGAGACACGTGTCAGAGGCCATGGGCAAGCAGTGATGGAAGATTTACCTGATGGAAAGAAGAGGTGGCTGGGTGATCTCAAAGACAAATCTCTCCACGGGGTGGTGCTCTTTGTCCAGGATTACAACCACGACTTTCTCCACATCATTCTGCAA includes the following:
- the MAD2L2 gene encoding mitotic spindle assembly checkpoint protein MAD2B, with amino-acid sequence MTTLTRQDLNFGQVVADVLSEFLEVAVHLILYVREVYPIGIFQKRKKYNVPVQMSCHPELNQYIQDTLHCVKPLLEKNDVEKVVVVILDKEHHPVERFVFEITQPPLLSISSESLLSHVEQLLRAFILKISVCDAVLDNNPPGCTFTVLVHTREAATRNMEKIQVIKDFPWILADEQDVHMHDPRLIPLKTMTSDILKMQLYVEERAHKGT